A section of the Procambarus clarkii isolate CNS0578487 chromosome 38, FALCON_Pclarkii_2.0, whole genome shotgun sequence genome encodes:
- the Sec24CD gene encoding protein transport protein Sec24C isoform X2, translating to MLHGQAPTMVNQRPPGGMLPQGPPGPPGGAYKPPGMLAPRPGPYQSGPTQVPGLSQQMGGMSLGPPAGPPQGMMHQSGPPVKLAPVSAAGPNSMANGLPSTGSVTGPPPGPAMRPSSRPPLGHMSSPSTGHTSDPPTGGHAGQRPTPSSTPGHSPKPPPATSSMGLGPGENVQANSATSQMSADVHTSQPGMGGQCYSPSVMVGSSGGNQAGFQSSMAGHPGASQPSFPPSSVGGPTAEYQSKLHPPSMAGTTGGGHSGFPPLSSSGFSSGNQQTYSQSMAPTGQSQPTYSQASSGAARPGMSPGSTMSPRPGMHPGPGMHPGPGMPPGPGVHPGPGMPPGPGVHPGPGMPPGPGMPPGPGMPPGPGVHHGPGMPPGPGMFPGPGMPPGPGMPPRPGMPPGPGMPPRPTMPLGPGMPPGPGMPPGPGMPPGPGMPPGPGMPPGPGMPPGPGMPPGPGMPPGPGMPPGPGMPPGPGMRHGSGMPPGPGMPPGPGMPPGPGMPPGPGMRPGPGMPPGPGAPSSQTGVTPGHKSGMVPPSSQSGPPVNGMQARYPGSAGGPAPAAAGGYPGSGLQGQGRRLNPDDMPSPLQVMEEDSQCRSGEFITNMKGQVPPLVTTEFSVRDGGNASPHHLRSTMYSIPHTPELMKQTHVPFGLVISPLAEVKSTDSPLYIGTSLETGPVRCNRCKAYMSPLMQFMDGGRKYQCKLCRGVVEVPKEYFCHMDGQGSRADKFQRPELCCGTYEFVATSEYCREKTLPKEPAFIFIIEINQLMMQRGIVPLLCQSMKDILKHLPRDCINGTKSPESNMKVGFITYESNVHFYKLDGQAPEMCVLCDRDDMFVPVPGGVLSDAKDAADNIDKLMECIPENFKATRETSGALSSAIRAGMEALRACGRVGKLFVFHSSLPVGSGGGSLKMREDRKLLGTEKEKTVLNPQNTYYNNLGQDLVAAGCSVDLYIFNDSYVDLATIGQVARLTGGQCYKYTFFQSNKDGPRFLNDLKLNIGRDIAFDAVMRVRTSQGVRPVEFYGHFFMSNTTDVELASIDSSKAIAIEVKHDDKLTEEDGVYIQAALLYTSCSGQRRLRIINMALGVCMQMADLFKNCDLDTLMNFYSKQSIVRLLETNAKQVKDTLIAKTANILACYRKNCASPSSAGQLILPELMKLLPLYVNCLSKSDAISGGQDLPCDERSWQMYLVNTMPVDASVPYLYPRLIPLSDDDPQNTGIPSPLRTSYDKLHPEGVFLLENGVQMFIWVGSNTSPAWLMDVFGVNAPHQLDPVMAELPELDNPVSKRVCDIIASIRSQRNKHVRLFVVPQQSKHEVVMRNYLVEDKSLYGAPSYVDFLCHVHKEIRALLS from the exons GTGCATATAAGCCTCCTGGGATGCTAGCCCCAAGACCCGGGCCATACCAGAGTGGTCCGACACAAGTACCAGGATTGAGTCAGCAGATGGGTGGGATGAGTCTTGGTCCACCGGCTGGACCTCCACAGGGAATGATGCATCAATCTGGG CCACCTGTGAAATTGGCTCCAGTGTCGGCAGCGGGACCAAACTCGATGGCAAATGGTCTTCCTTCCACTGGCTCTgtaactggacctccacctggacCAGCAATGAGACCTTCATCTAGACCTCCACTTGGGCACATGTCTAGTCCTTCTACAGGACACACATCTGATCCTCCCACTGGTGGCCATGCTGGACAGCGACCCACACCATCATCCACTCCTGGTCACTCTCCAAAGCCACCACCTGCAACTTCTTCCATGGGATTAGGCCCTGGAGAGAATGTGCAGGCAAATTCTGCTACATCTCAAATGTCAGCAGATGTCCATACCTCACAACCAGGAATGGGGGGACAGTGTTATTCACCATCAGTTATGGTAGGGTCTTCTGGAGGGAATCAAGCAGGATTCCAGTCATCAATGGCAGGTCATCCAGGGGCCAGCCAGCCAAGCTTCCCACCCTCATCAGTGGGAGGACCCACAGCAGAATATCAGTCAAAACTTCACCCACCATCGATGGCAGGCACCACTGGGGGAGGTCATTCAGGATTTCCACCATTGTCTTCATCTGGCTTTTCTAGTGGAAATCAACAGACATACAGTCAGTCAATGGCACCAACAGGACAGTCTCAGCCGACTTATTCTCAAGCTTCATCAGGAGCAGCAAGGCCTGGCATGTCACCAGGGTCGACTATGTCACCCAGACCTGGCATGCATCCCGGACCTGGCATGCATCCCGGACCTGGCATGCCCCCAGGACCTGGCGTGCATCCCGGACCTGGCATGCCCCCAGGACCAGGTGTGCATCCCGGACCTGGCATGCCCCCAGGACCTGGCATGCCCCCAGGACCTGGCATGCCCCCtggaccaggtgtgcatcacggaCCTGGCATGCCCCCAGGACCCGGCATGTTCCCAGGACCCGGTATGCCCCCCGGACCCGGTATGCCCCCCAGACCCGGCATGCCCCCAGGTCCCGGCATGCCCCCCAGACCAACAATGCCCCTTGGACCAGGCATGCCTCCCGGACCAGGCATGCCTCCCGGACCAGGCATGCCTCCCGGACCAGGCATGCCTCCCGGACCAGGCATGCCTCCCGGACCAGGCATGCCTCCCGGACCAGGCATGCCTCCCGGACCAGGCATGCCTCCCGGACCAGGCATGCCTCCCGGACCAGGCATGCCACCCGGACCTGGCATGCGTCATGGATCAG GCATGCCCCCCGGACCAGGCATGCCCCCCGGACCAGGCATGCCCCCCGGACCAGGCATGCCCCCCGGACCAGGCATGCGTCCCGGACCTGGCATGCCCCCTGGCCCTGGTGCTCCCTCTTCTCAAACAGGTGTGACTCCAGGGCATAAATCTGGAATGGTGCCTCCATCAAGCCAGAGTGGCCCTCCTGTAAATGGTATGCAGGCAAGGTACCCAGGCAGTGCTGGTggtccagcaccagcagcagcaggtggttacCCCGGTAGTGGTCTACAAGGTCAGGGGCGCCGTCTCAATCCCGACGACATGCCGAGCCCCTTACAGGTGATGGAGGAAGATTCACAGTGCAGAAGCGGAGAATTTATTACCAACATGAAGGGTCAAGTGCCACCGTTGGTTACCACAGAGTTTAGTGTGAGAGATGGAGGCAATGCTTCTCCTCACCATTTGAGGTCAACAATGTACAGTATTCCCCACACTCCAGAGTTGATGAAGCAAACACATGTTCCTTTTGGTCTTGTAATTAGTCCGCTCGCAGAGGTCAAGAGTACAGATAGCCCCCTCTATATAGGAACCAGCTTGGAAACTGGACCTGTCAGATGCAACAGATGCAAGGCCTACATGAGTCCACTGATGCAGTTCATGGATGGTGGTCGGAA ATATCAGTGCAAGCTGTGCCGAGGTGTGGTTGAAGTGCCGAAAGAATATTTTTGCCACATGGATGGCCAAGGGTCACGTGCAGATAAATTTCAGCGACCAGAATTATGTTGTGGCACCTATGAATTTGTTGCGACTTCAGAGTACTGCCGG GAGAAGACGCTTCCCAAAGAACCAGCATTTATATTCATAATAGAAATTAACCAGCTGATGATGCAGCGAGGTATTGTTCCGCTCTTGTGCCAAAGCATGAAAGATATCTTAAAGCACCTGCCTCGGGATTGCATTAATGGTACTAAATCCCCCGAGTCGAACATGAAAGTTGGCTTCATCACTTACGAATCTAATGTCCACTTTTACAAGCTTGATGGACAGGCTCCAgaaatgtgtgtgttgtgtgatcgTGATGATATGTTTGTCCCTGTTCCTGGAGGTGTTTTGTCTGATGCAAAGGATGCTGCTGATAATATTGACAAACTTATGGAATGCATTCCCGAAAATTTTAAAGCTACGCGAGAAACCTCGGGTGCACTCTCCAGTGCAATTCGTGCTGGCATGGAGGCCTTGAGGGCTTGTGGTAGAGTAGGAAAACTATTTGTGTTTCATTCATCTTTACCAGTAGGCAGTGGAGGTGGTAGCCTAAAGATGCGAGAAGATAGAAAACTACTTGGAACTGAAAAGGAGAAGACGGTGTTAAATCCACAAAATACTTATTACAACAACCTGGGACAAGATCTTGTAGCAGCTGGATGTTCTGTAGATTTGTATATTTTTAATGATAGTTATGTTGATTTGGCCACAATTGGACAAGTGGCTAGATTGACAGGAGGCCAGTGCTATAAGTATACTTTCTTTCAGTCTAATAAAGATGGTCCTAGGTTTTTAAATGACCTTAAGCTTAACATTGGGCGTGATATTGCCTTTGATGCTGTGATGAGAGTTAGGACCTCGCAAGGAGTCAGGCCAGTGGAGTTCTATGGTCACTTTTTCATGTCTAATACAACTGATGTAGAGCTAGCAAGTATAGACTCCAGTAAGGCTATAGCCATCGAAGTTAAACATGATGACAAGTTGACGGAGGAGGATGGTGTGTACATACAAGCTGCTCTACTGTATACATCGTGTAGTGGACAAAGACGACTTCGGATTATCAATATGGCTCTTGGCGTGTGCATGCAGATGGCCGATTTATTCAAGAATTGTGACCTTGATACACTGATGAATTTCTATAGCAAGCAGTCCATTGTGAGATTATTAGAAACAAATGCCAAGCAG GTTAAAGATACTTTGATTGCCAAGACTGCTAATATACTGGCCTGCTATCGCAAGAACTGTGCATCCCCATCCTCTGCTGGACAACTCATTTTGCCAGAGTTGATGAAGCTCCTACCACTATATGTTAATTGCCTTAGCAAATCTGATGCAATTAGTGGTGGGCAGGACCTACCCTGTGATGAACGCTCCTGGCAAATGTATCTTGTAAATACTATGCCTGTGGATGCTTCTGTTCCTTACTTGTATCCGAGGCTCATTCCACTCTCTGATGATGATCCACAG AATACGGGGATCCCTTCACCGCTCCGAACATCGTATGATAAACTTCATCCTGAAGGTGTCTTTCTACTGGAGAATGGTGTGCAGATGTTTATATGGGTTGGGTCAAATACCTCTCCAGCTTGGTTGATGGATGTCTTTGGGGTAAATGCTCCCCATCAGTTGGACCCTGTGATGGCAGAATTACCCGAGCTCGACAATCCTGTGTCGAAACGAGTGTGTGACATCATTGCTTCTATTCGTTCTCAACGGAATAAACATGTCAGG TTGTTCGTAGTTCCACAACAGAGCAAACATGAGGTAGTGATGCGGAACTActtggtggaggacaagagcttgtATGGTGCCCCAAGCTATGTCGACTTCCTATGTCATGTGCATAAGGAAATCCGTGCCCTTCTTTCTTGA
- the Sec24CD gene encoding protein transport protein Sec24C isoform X4 translates to MKAQAAMVGGAYKPPGMLAPRPGPYQSGPTQVPGLSQQMGGMSLGPPAGPPQGMMHQSGPPVKLAPVSAAGPNSMANGLPSTGSVTGPPPGPAMRPSSRPPLGHMSSPSTGHTSDPPTGGHAGQRPTPSSTPGHSPKPPPATSSMGLGPGENVQANSATSQMSADVHTSQPGMGGQCYSPSVMVGSSGGNQAGFQSSMAGHPGASQPSFPPSSVGGPTAEYQSKLHPPSMAGTTGGGHSGFPPLSSSGFSSGNQQTYSQSMAPTGQSQPTYSQASSGAARPGMSPGSTMSPRPGMHPGPGMHPGPGMPPGPGVHPGPGMPPGPGVHPGPGMPPGPGMPPGPGMPPGPGVHHGPGMPPGPGMFPGPGMPPGPGMPPRPGMPPGPGMPPRPTMPLGPGMPPGPGMPPGPGMPPGPGMPPGPGMPPGPGMPPGPGMPPGPGMPPGPGMPPGPGMPPGPGMRHGSGMPPGPGMPPGPGMPPGPGMPPGPGMRPGPGMPPGPGAPSSQTGVTPGHKSGMVPPSSQSGPPVNGMQARYPGSAGGPAPAAAGGYPGSGLQGQGRRLNPDDMPSPLQVMEEDSQCRSGEFITNMKGQVPPLVTTEFSVRDGGNASPHHLRSTMYSIPHTPELMKQTHVPFGLVISPLAEVKSTDSPLYIGTSLETGPVRCNRCKAYMSPLMQFMDGGRKYQCKLCRGVVEVPKEYFCHMDGQGSRADKFQRPELCCGTYEFVATSEYCREKTLPKEPAFIFIIEINQLMMQRGIVPLLCQSMKDILKHLPRDCINGTKSPESNMKVGFITYESNVHFYKLDGQAPEMCVLCDRDDMFVPVPGGVLSDAKDAADNIDKLMECIPENFKATRETSGALSSAIRAGMEALRACGRVGKLFVFHSSLPVGSGGGSLKMREDRKLLGTEKEKTVLNPQNTYYNNLGQDLVAAGCSVDLYIFNDSYVDLATIGQVARLTGGQCYKYTFFQSNKDGPRFLNDLKLNIGRDIAFDAVMRVRTSQGVRPVEFYGHFFMSNTTDVELASIDSSKAIAIEVKHDDKLTEEDGVYIQAALLYTSCSGQRRLRIINMALGVCMQMADLFKNCDLDTLMNFYSKQSIVRLLETNAKQVKDTLIAKTANILACYRKNCASPSSAGQLILPELMKLLPLYVNCLSKSDAISGGQDLPCDERSWQMYLVNTMPVDASVPYLYPRLIPLSDDDPQNTGIPSPLRTSYDKLHPEGVFLLENGVQMFIWVGSNTSPAWLMDVFGVNAPHQLDPVMAELPELDNPVSKRVCDIIASIRSQRNKHVRLFVVPQQSKHEVVMRNYLVEDKSLYGAPSYVDFLCHVHKEIRALLS, encoded by the exons GTGCATATAAGCCTCCTGGGATGCTAGCCCCAAGACCCGGGCCATACCAGAGTGGTCCGACACAAGTACCAGGATTGAGTCAGCAGATGGGTGGGATGAGTCTTGGTCCACCGGCTGGACCTCCACAGGGAATGATGCATCAATCTGGG CCACCTGTGAAATTGGCTCCAGTGTCGGCAGCGGGACCAAACTCGATGGCAAATGGTCTTCCTTCCACTGGCTCTgtaactggacctccacctggacCAGCAATGAGACCTTCATCTAGACCTCCACTTGGGCACATGTCTAGTCCTTCTACAGGACACACATCTGATCCTCCCACTGGTGGCCATGCTGGACAGCGACCCACACCATCATCCACTCCTGGTCACTCTCCAAAGCCACCACCTGCAACTTCTTCCATGGGATTAGGCCCTGGAGAGAATGTGCAGGCAAATTCTGCTACATCTCAAATGTCAGCAGATGTCCATACCTCACAACCAGGAATGGGGGGACAGTGTTATTCACCATCAGTTATGGTAGGGTCTTCTGGAGGGAATCAAGCAGGATTCCAGTCATCAATGGCAGGTCATCCAGGGGCCAGCCAGCCAAGCTTCCCACCCTCATCAGTGGGAGGACCCACAGCAGAATATCAGTCAAAACTTCACCCACCATCGATGGCAGGCACCACTGGGGGAGGTCATTCAGGATTTCCACCATTGTCTTCATCTGGCTTTTCTAGTGGAAATCAACAGACATACAGTCAGTCAATGGCACCAACAGGACAGTCTCAGCCGACTTATTCTCAAGCTTCATCAGGAGCAGCAAGGCCTGGCATGTCACCAGGGTCGACTATGTCACCCAGACCTGGCATGCATCCCGGACCTGGCATGCATCCCGGACCTGGCATGCCCCCAGGACCTGGCGTGCATCCCGGACCTGGCATGCCCCCAGGACCAGGTGTGCATCCCGGACCTGGCATGCCCCCAGGACCTGGCATGCCCCCAGGACCTGGCATGCCCCCtggaccaggtgtgcatcacggaCCTGGCATGCCCCCAGGACCCGGCATGTTCCCAGGACCCGGTATGCCCCCCGGACCCGGTATGCCCCCCAGACCCGGCATGCCCCCAGGTCCCGGCATGCCCCCCAGACCAACAATGCCCCTTGGACCAGGCATGCCTCCCGGACCAGGCATGCCTCCCGGACCAGGCATGCCTCCCGGACCAGGCATGCCTCCCGGACCAGGCATGCCTCCCGGACCAGGCATGCCTCCCGGACCAGGCATGCCTCCCGGACCAGGCATGCCTCCCGGACCAGGCATGCCTCCCGGACCAGGCATGCCACCCGGACCTGGCATGCGTCATGGATCAG GCATGCCCCCCGGACCAGGCATGCCCCCCGGACCAGGCATGCCCCCCGGACCAGGCATGCCCCCCGGACCAGGCATGCGTCCCGGACCTGGCATGCCCCCTGGCCCTGGTGCTCCCTCTTCTCAAACAGGTGTGACTCCAGGGCATAAATCTGGAATGGTGCCTCCATCAAGCCAGAGTGGCCCTCCTGTAAATGGTATGCAGGCAAGGTACCCAGGCAGTGCTGGTggtccagcaccagcagcagcaggtggttacCCCGGTAGTGGTCTACAAGGTCAGGGGCGCCGTCTCAATCCCGACGACATGCCGAGCCCCTTACAGGTGATGGAGGAAGATTCACAGTGCAGAAGCGGAGAATTTATTACCAACATGAAGGGTCAAGTGCCACCGTTGGTTACCACAGAGTTTAGTGTGAGAGATGGAGGCAATGCTTCTCCTCACCATTTGAGGTCAACAATGTACAGTATTCCCCACACTCCAGAGTTGATGAAGCAAACACATGTTCCTTTTGGTCTTGTAATTAGTCCGCTCGCAGAGGTCAAGAGTACAGATAGCCCCCTCTATATAGGAACCAGCTTGGAAACTGGACCTGTCAGATGCAACAGATGCAAGGCCTACATGAGTCCACTGATGCAGTTCATGGATGGTGGTCGGAA ATATCAGTGCAAGCTGTGCCGAGGTGTGGTTGAAGTGCCGAAAGAATATTTTTGCCACATGGATGGCCAAGGGTCACGTGCAGATAAATTTCAGCGACCAGAATTATGTTGTGGCACCTATGAATTTGTTGCGACTTCAGAGTACTGCCGG GAGAAGACGCTTCCCAAAGAACCAGCATTTATATTCATAATAGAAATTAACCAGCTGATGATGCAGCGAGGTATTGTTCCGCTCTTGTGCCAAAGCATGAAAGATATCTTAAAGCACCTGCCTCGGGATTGCATTAATGGTACTAAATCCCCCGAGTCGAACATGAAAGTTGGCTTCATCACTTACGAATCTAATGTCCACTTTTACAAGCTTGATGGACAGGCTCCAgaaatgtgtgtgttgtgtgatcgTGATGATATGTTTGTCCCTGTTCCTGGAGGTGTTTTGTCTGATGCAAAGGATGCTGCTGATAATATTGACAAACTTATGGAATGCATTCCCGAAAATTTTAAAGCTACGCGAGAAACCTCGGGTGCACTCTCCAGTGCAATTCGTGCTGGCATGGAGGCCTTGAGGGCTTGTGGTAGAGTAGGAAAACTATTTGTGTTTCATTCATCTTTACCAGTAGGCAGTGGAGGTGGTAGCCTAAAGATGCGAGAAGATAGAAAACTACTTGGAACTGAAAAGGAGAAGACGGTGTTAAATCCACAAAATACTTATTACAACAACCTGGGACAAGATCTTGTAGCAGCTGGATGTTCTGTAGATTTGTATATTTTTAATGATAGTTATGTTGATTTGGCCACAATTGGACAAGTGGCTAGATTGACAGGAGGCCAGTGCTATAAGTATACTTTCTTTCAGTCTAATAAAGATGGTCCTAGGTTTTTAAATGACCTTAAGCTTAACATTGGGCGTGATATTGCCTTTGATGCTGTGATGAGAGTTAGGACCTCGCAAGGAGTCAGGCCAGTGGAGTTCTATGGTCACTTTTTCATGTCTAATACAACTGATGTAGAGCTAGCAAGTATAGACTCCAGTAAGGCTATAGCCATCGAAGTTAAACATGATGACAAGTTGACGGAGGAGGATGGTGTGTACATACAAGCTGCTCTACTGTATACATCGTGTAGTGGACAAAGACGACTTCGGATTATCAATATGGCTCTTGGCGTGTGCATGCAGATGGCCGATTTATTCAAGAATTGTGACCTTGATACACTGATGAATTTCTATAGCAAGCAGTCCATTGTGAGATTATTAGAAACAAATGCCAAGCAG GTTAAAGATACTTTGATTGCCAAGACTGCTAATATACTGGCCTGCTATCGCAAGAACTGTGCATCCCCATCCTCTGCTGGACAACTCATTTTGCCAGAGTTGATGAAGCTCCTACCACTATATGTTAATTGCCTTAGCAAATCTGATGCAATTAGTGGTGGGCAGGACCTACCCTGTGATGAACGCTCCTGGCAAATGTATCTTGTAAATACTATGCCTGTGGATGCTTCTGTTCCTTACTTGTATCCGAGGCTCATTCCACTCTCTGATGATGATCCACAG AATACGGGGATCCCTTCACCGCTCCGAACATCGTATGATAAACTTCATCCTGAAGGTGTCTTTCTACTGGAGAATGGTGTGCAGATGTTTATATGGGTTGGGTCAAATACCTCTCCAGCTTGGTTGATGGATGTCTTTGGGGTAAATGCTCCCCATCAGTTGGACCCTGTGATGGCAGAATTACCCGAGCTCGACAATCCTGTGTCGAAACGAGTGTGTGACATCATTGCTTCTATTCGTTCTCAACGGAATAAACATGTCAGG TTGTTCGTAGTTCCACAACAGAGCAAACATGAGGTAGTGATGCGGAACTActtggtggaggacaagagcttgtATGGTGCCCCAAGCTATGTCGACTTCCTATGTCATGTGCATAAGGAAATCCGTGCCCTTCTTTCTTGA